The following coding sequences are from one Salvia hispanica cultivar TCC Black 2014 chromosome 3, UniMelb_Shisp_WGS_1.0, whole genome shotgun sequence window:
- the LOC125215697 gene encoding potassium channel KAT3 — MSASDGRSPTTADMRSPMTADMRSPVPLLYRRHSSGEIKNLASISSSLLPAFGTIVGENTPTLAKYIIAPYDRRYRWWQTFLVVLVVYSAWASPFELAFRKMSTSALLPIDLTVDLFFGIDIVLTFFVAYLDKTTYLLIDDQKKIAARYISHMWFPMDVASTLPFQVIYRLLSGKMHYGDVFGFLNLLRLWRLRRVSELFSRLEKDTRFSYFWTRYIKLICVTLFAVHTAGCFYYWLAVHYRVSSDTWIGSQVPHFEQRSVWLGYTYSMYWSIVTLTTTGYGDLHAENTGEKIFSIFYMLFNIGLTAYLIGNMTNLIVHSSMRTFAMRDAIHEILRYASKNRLPEGLKEQMLAHVTLKFKTAELQQEQVLVDLPKAIRTGIAQHLFHETVENCYLFKRVPEDFIVQMVPEMRAEYYPPKVDIVIQNEISTDFYIIVSGAVDIITNKNGTEQFLSVLKSPEMFGEIGVILNVPQPFTVRTKRLSQVIRISHNHFKQLVHPNSTDGKMIASNFIQHLKGLKKVELEEMPFIMDLLDETNAEATLPTEESENYEGSAQEANSSPMVHKSNILPTRVVLHGHHPDIKPKEEDGGRLAHLPDSIEDLLELADKKLGVRGTKVLMAEGSQVEDIRAIRDNDHLYIC; from the exons ATGTCAGCATCGGACGGAAGGTCGCCGACGACGGCGGATATGAGATCGCCGATGACGGCGGACATGAGATCGCCGGTGCCGCTGCTCTACCGGCGGCATTCCAGCGGCGAAATAAAAAATCTCGCCTCGATTTCGAGCAGTTTGTTGCCTGCTTTCGGTACAATTGTAGGAGAGAACACTCCCACTTTggcaaaatatattattgcaCCTTACGATAGAAGATACAG GTGGTGGCAAACCTTTCTCGTGGTGCTGGTGGTGTACTCAGCATGGGCGTCTCCGTTTGAGCTAGCTttcaggaaaatgtcaacgaGTGCGCTCTTGCCGATTGATCTGACAGTTGATCTCTTCTTTGGAATTGACATCGTTCTCACCTTCTTCGTCGCTTACTTGGACAAGACAACCTATTTGCTGATTGATGATCAAAAGAAAATAGCAGCCAG GTACATTTCGCATATGTGGTTCCCGATGGACGTTGCCTCGACTCTTCCGTTCCAAGTCATCTACAGGCTCTTAAGTGGGAAGATGCACTATGGTGATGTCTTTGGCTTCCTCAACTTGCTCAGGCTGTGGCGACTCAGGCGTGTTAGTGAACTGTTTTCTAG GTTAGAGAAGGACACCCGCTTCAGCTACTTCTGGACGCGATACATTAAGCTGATATGC GTGACATTGTTTGCAGTACACACTGCAGGTTGCTTCTATTACTGGTTGGCTGTACATTACCGTGTGTCGAGTGATACATGGATCGGATCTCAAGTTCCTCATTTTGAGCAAAGGAGTGTCTGGCTGGGATATACCTACTCCATGTATTGGTCGATTGTCACCCTCACAACAACGGGATATGGCGACCTGCACGCGGAGAACACAGGAGAGAAGATTTTCTCCATATTCTACATGCTTTTCAACATTGGCCTTACTGCCTACTTGATAGGAAACATGACCAATCTCATCGTCCACAGTTCTATGCGAACGTTCGCCATG AGGGATGCCATCCATGAGATATTACGGTATGCGAGCAAGAATAGACTACCGGAAGGGTTAAAAGAGCAGATGCTGGCACACGTCACGCTGAAATTCAAGACTGCAGAACTTCAGCAAGAACAAGTACTTGTAGACCTACCTAAGGCTATAAGAACAGGGATCGCGCAGCATCTCTTTCATGAAACTGTGGAGAACTGCTACCTCTTCAAAAGAGTCCCGGAAGATTTTATTGTTCAGATG GTTCCTGAGATGAGAGCAGAATACTATCCTCCCAAAGTAGACATAGTCATACAAAACGAGATATCAACAGATTTCTACATCATAGTATCCGGAGCAGTG GACATAATAACAAACAAGAATGGGACAGAGCAG TTTCTGTCAGTTTTAAAGTCTCCAGAGATGTTTGGTGAAATCGGGGTGATTCTCAATGTTCCCCAGCCTTTTACAGTAAGAACAAAGAGGCTTTCTCAGGTTATCAGAATTAGTCACAATCATTTCAAGCAATTGGTGCATCCAAATAGCACAGATGGAAAGATGATCGCCTCAAACTTTATTCAG CATTTGAAGGGCCTAAAGAAGGTGGAGCTAGAGGAGATGCCATTTATAATGGATCTGCTGGATGAAACAAATGCAGAG GCAACATTACCAACTGAGGAATCTGAAAATTATGAAGGGTCAGCCCAAGAAGCAAACA GTAGCCCCATGGTTCACAAATCAAACATACTTCCAACAAGGGTGGTCCTCCATGGACATCATCCGGATATCAAaccaaaagaagaagatggggGAAGGCTTGCTCATCTTCCTGATTCAATAGAAGACCTTCTGGAATTAGCAG ATAAGAAGCTCGGGGTAAGAGGAACCAAAGTTCTCATGGCTGAGGGCTCTCAAGTGGAAGACATAAGAGCTATAAGAGACAATGATCACTTGTACATCTGTTGA
- the LOC125215698 gene encoding uncharacterized protein LOC125215698, with product MESSPPPIGTELAVPPPSAESELSSLIYDLSQNLQVSMDNMLKIISEIDQNSGCITEEIEKSKESALQRKIQLEEKRDSFQKTTYAIFDMLNGRDTS from the exons ATGGAGTCGTCACCGCCTCCAATCGGCACGGAGCTTGCTGTTCCACCACCCTCCGCAGAGTCTGAGCTATCTTCTCTCATTTACG ATCTCTCCCAGAACTTGCAAGTTTCCATGGATAACATGCTAAAGATAATAAG CGAGATTGATCAAAACTCTGGCTGCATAACAGAAGAGATAGAGAAGTCAAAGGAGTCTGCACTTCAGAGGAAGATTCAGTTAGAAGAAAAGAGAGATAGCTTTCAGAAAACTACATATGCAATTTTCGACATGCTCAATGGTCGTGATACCAGCTAA
- the LOC125214935 gene encoding FCS-Like Zinc finger 10-like, whose translation MLRKRTRSQQKVQNMNNTLVDSISESYFPSDGSNPKHKDTSLLKVPGLFVGFNAKSSDSDAVRSPTSTLDFRIFSSLGNPFRCLKAQNEGHHKSWDCTKVGLSIIDSLDHELNQSVARSSDNKNILFGRQMSVRSPTFCSSLEAPKSLPKDVAIFAKPANARKCDSDVVFEIGEVPFKHEEASGSIRARSVDSGRYGPHLTDFRNLKSKLGSGSFGAEKSVRSESGGVGVIPKLGNLSRERLSRAAPPGNSLISSIPASEIELSEDYTCVINRRIHAAKVLRSSENVHPTSQVA comes from the exons aTGCTGAGGAAGAGAACTAGATCACAGCAAAAAGTGCAAAACATGAATAATACATTAGTTGATTCTATATCGGAGTCGTATTTTCCCTCTGATGGATCAAATCCGAAGCATAAAGATACCTCCCTTTTGAAGGTTCCTGGCTTGTTTGTGGGATTCAATGCTAAGAGCTCAGATTCTGATGCAGTAAGAAGCCCCACATCGACGTTAGATTTTAGGATTTTTTCGAGTTTAGGCAATCCCTTTAGGTGTCTAAAAGCACAGAACGAGGGCCACCACAAGAGCTGGGACTGTACCAAAGTAGGTCTAAGCATTATAGATTCCCTCGACCATGAGCTTAATCAGAGTGTTGCTCGGTCATCTGATAATAAGAATATTCTTTTTGGGAGACAGATGAGTGTTAGAAGTCCAACTTTTTGTAGTTCTTTGGAGGCACCTAAGTCACTGCCTAAAGATGTTGCTATTTTTGCTAAGCCAGCCAATGCCCGGAAGTGCGATTCTGATGTTGTGTTTGAGATTGGGGAGGTCCCGTTCAAGCACGAGGAGGCTTCTGGAAGCATCCGTGCTCGTTCAGTGGATTCTGGAAGGTATGGACCTCACCTGACAGATTTCAGAAACCTCAAGTCCAAGCTTGGGTCTGGCAGCTTTGGTGCTGAGAAATCTGTTCGTTCGGAGTCTGGAGGGGTTGGCGTGATCCCTAAATTAGGCAACCTAAGTAGGGAGAGGCTGAGTCGGGCTGCTCCACCGGGaaatagtttaattagttCCATTCCCGCGAGTGAGATTGAGCTGTCTGAGGATTATACCTGTGTTATTAATAGA AGAATTCATGCTGCCAAAGTCCTTCGATCTTCCGAGAATGTACATCCTACAAGTCAGGTAGCGTAG
- the LOC125214922 gene encoding uncharacterized protein LOC125214922, which translates to MISFTNGGLSNEVSYKRPLENGFMPKYNPRKVSAIRDFPPGCGPNAVPVNSRSEESFAGEVAGSREALGAASSSIDVHLAMMFDKLIEKANENVGNGEKTIIHGLTDEVQEAMLEPDLVGVDIVKNIDTLDHSGSQLVVEELKEDHGVASFQNSSVEVDKSLGGPRESSAICGSIQHKDKYRPRRVSAVRDFPPQCGIYVSSLIEEEKRMATPELIPEPIMLTDVSEMEITSEMLRTFDECLDGLHNVRVEIEESETLDANAGRGLLGEMTVATAEGGVMEFEEYSRDLEHDITETNGASTGSYTMSKAMVNIRIEDARASVGKEIATFSPDRNDKDITPPSDFSSRNDLNRELVHGLIAAPLGSWRKLKAAISSPDGSKDDVDRKVVHGVRGKKETTISNSHGGTSGAKKRKHILFWQQKGNAVARKSKPEIKSPGLSSKKKKKVRMFNDIINGSGSLTLKDDGGHDGDSATTFSSSRNLKEYEINFPRFGPRFGPKNSSRGDDRNRVRETLRLFNVTCRKLLQLEEEEEANPTEGEEGRSKLQGRKGKNRIDLKAATALKRNKKYVNTTKRIGAVPGVEVGDEFQYRVELAVVGIHFPFQSGIDSMKVNELLLATSIVTSGAYNDDVENADVLRYSGQGGNVVGNSKSKQPEDQKLRGGNLALKNCIDTKTPVRVVRGWREMKYVDPLDSKPKLVTTYVYDGLYTVTDCFTEKGPHGKKVFMFDLRRNPGQPDLAWKELKKSSKCKTRLGVCVADISYGKERIPICAVNNIDNGKPPPFNYISKMMYPDWYRPVPPEGCNCVGRCSAMEKCACADRNGGAIPYNHNGALVETKTLVYECGPHCKCPPSCYNRATQRGIKFQLEIFKTEWRGWGVRALTSIPSGSFICEYAGELLEDKEAEERIGYDEYLFDIGQNLQDSSPTNSDDDETVAEVKGGGFTVDALTYGNVGRFINHSCAPNLWAQNVIYDNKDKRMPHVMLFAMENIPPLQELTYCYNYSLGQIRDSAGNVKVKNCYCGAAGCTGRLY; encoded by the coding sequence ATGATTTCATTTACAAATGGTGGCTTGTCTAATGAGGTCTCATATAAGCGGCCCTTGGAGAATGGTTTTATGCCTAAATATAATCCCAGGAAAGTATCTGCCATCCGTGATTTTCCGCCTGGGTGTGGGCCCAATGCAGTGCCAGTGAATTCGAGATCAGAAGAAAGTTTTGCTGGTGAGGTGGCTGGGAGTAGAGAGGCTCTAGGCGCCGCAAGCAGTAGCATAGACGTACACCTGGCTATGATGTTTGATAAACTAATCGAAAAGGCAAATGAGAATGTGGGAAATGGGGAAAAAACGATAATACACGGCCTCACAGATGAAGTTCAGGAAGCGATGCTAGAACCAGATCTTGTTGGAGTTGACATTGTGAAGAACATAGATACTCTTGATCATTCTGGATCTCAACTAGTGGTGGAAGAGTTAAAGGAGGATCATGGTGTAGCTTCATTTCAGAACTCTAGTGTTGAGGTGGATAAGTCCTTAGGTGGTCCTCGGGAATCTTCTGCCATTTGTGGTAGTATTCAGCACAAAGACAAATACCGTCCTAGAAGAGTATCTGCTGTTCGCGATTTCCCTCCACAATGTGGCATATATGTTTCTTCATTGATTGAGGAAGAAAAGAGGATGGCTACCCCAGAATTGATTCCAGAACCAATTATGCTGACCGATGTCTCAGAGATGGAGATAACAAGTGAGATGCTCAGGACCTTTGATGAATGTCTTGATGGGCTTCACAATGTTCGtgttgaaattgaagaaagcGAAACATTGGATGCTAACGCGGGAAGGGGATTGCTAGGAGAAATGACAGTGGCCACAGCAGAAGGGGGCGTGATGGAATTTGAAGAGTACAGCAGAGATTTAGAGCACGACATCACTGAAACAAATGGAGCGTCCACAGGATCATATACTATGTCTAAGGCAATGGTGAATATCAGGATTGAGGATGCCAGAGCTTCAGTTGGGAAAGAAATTGCCACTTTTTCACCAGATAGAAATGATAAAGATATAACTCCACCTAGTGATTTTAGCTCCAGGAATGACTTAAACAGGGAGCTTGTACATGGTTTGATTGCTGCTCCACTTGGCTCATGGAGGAAATTAAAAGCTGCTATAAGCAGCCCAGATGGCTCAAAGGATGATGTTGATAGGAAGGTTGTTCATGGTGTAAGGGGGAAGAAGGAGACAACAATATCCAACTCACATGGAGGGACAAGTGGAGCAAAAAAGAGGAAGCATATTTTGTTTTGGCAACAGAAGGGCAATGCTGTTGCCAGAAAAAGTAAACCTGAAATTAAATCTCCGGGCTTGTCTtctaagaagaagaaaaaggttCGTATGTTCAATGATATAATTAACGGGTCTGGTTCTTTGACACTTAAAGATGATGGTGGTCATGATGGAGATTCTGCTACAACTTTTTCTTCCAGCCGCAACCTAAAAGAATATGAAATAAACTTCCCTCGCTTTGGCCCTCGCTTTGGTCCCAAGAATTCTTCTCGTGGTGATGACCGTAACAGAGTGAGAGAAACTCTTCGGTTGTTCAATGTTACTTGTAGAAAGCTCTTGCAactagaagaagaagaagaagcgaACCCGACTGAAGGAGAGGAAGGAAGATCAAAGCTGCAGGGCCGAAAAGGCAAAAATAGGATTGATCTAAAGGCTGCAACGGCGCTCAAGAGGAACAAAAAATACGTAAATACAACTAAAAGGATTGGAGCAGTTCCGGGTGTTGAAGTGGGCGACGAATTTCAATACAGAGTGGAGCTTGCTGTTGTTGGCATTCACTTCCCATTCCAGTCTGGTATAGATAGTATGAAGGTTAATGAACTTCTACTTGCTACCAGTATAGTTACTTCCGGTGCTTATAACGATGACGTGGAGAATGCTGATGTTTTAAGATACAGTGGGCAAGGTGGAAATGTCGTTGGTAACAGTAAGTCTAAACAACCTGAGGATCAGAAGCTCAGAGGGGGGAATTTGGCTTTAAAGAATTGTATTGATACAAAGACACCAGTGCGTGTTGTTCGCGGTTGgagagaaatgaaatatgttGACCCTCTGGATTCCAAGCCTAAATTGGTCACTACTTATGTTTATGATGGCCTATACACTGTGACAGATTGCTTTACAGAAAAAGGGCCACATGGTAAGAAGGTTTTTATGTTTGATCTGAGGAGGAACCCTGGTCAGCCTGATCTTGCTTGgaaagaattgaagaagtcGAGTAAGTGCAAGACCCGCCTAGGAGTGTGTGTCGCTGACATTTCTTATGGAAAAGAGCGCATTCCTATTTGCGCGGTGAACAATATAGACAATGGAAAACCGCCTCCATTCAACTACATCTCAAAGATGATGTACCCTGATTGGTACCGTCCGGTCCCCCCAGAAGGTTGCAATTGTGTCGGGCGATGTTCTGCCATGGAAAAATGTGCATGTGCAGATAGAAATGGGGGCGCAATCCCATACAATCATAATGGCGCTCTAGTTGAAACTAAGACTCTAGTATACGAGTGTGGTCCTCATTGTAAATGCCCCCCTTCCTGCTACAATAGGGCCACACAACGCGGCATCAAGTTTCAGCTCGAGATCTTCAAGACAGAGTGGAGAGGCTGGGGTGTGAGGGCCCTGACTTCTATACCTTCCGGAAGCTTCATATGTGAGTACGCAGGAGAACTTCTTGAAGATAAAGAAGCTGAGGAAAGAATTGGCTATGATGAGTATCTCTTTGACATCGGCCAGAATCTTCAAGATTCTTCCCCCACCAATTCTGATGATGATGAAACAGTTGCTGAGGTTAAAGGAGGAGGTTTCACAGTTGATGCATTGACATATGGGAATGTTGGGAGGTTCATTAATCACAGCTGTGCACCCAACCTCTGGGCGCAAAATGTGATTTATGACAATAAAGACAAGAGAATGCCCCATGTGATGCTTTTCGCGATGGAGAACATTCCGCCTCTCCAGGAGCTCACCTATTGTTACAACTACTCTCTGGGTCAGATCCGCGACTCTGCGGGAAACGTCAAGGTGAAGAACTGTTACTGCGGTGCTGCAGGGTGTACCGGCAGGTTATACTAA